The nucleotide sequence CGCCCAGTGGTTGCACATCTTATTGTCATTCTCTGGCTGTCCCTCACAGGCCAGACCCTGCCCAGGCTCTCACAAACACTGAGGTtggcctgatttccctgcactTCTAGCCCTAAAGCCCTCCATCAAGGGCCACCTGGCCACATAGTCTGCTTTAGGGCAAGATCCCCAGAAGAAAACCTTAACCACCCTCCACACTTGCTGCCTGATCTTGGGGTCCCTAGAAAAAAGATCCTGTAGTAAAACTTAATAGCCAGTGTATTATTAGCAGTGAGACCTGTATGTGCGttctatgtcacttcagtcatgtccgactctttgcgaccctatggaccatagcctgccaggctcctctgtccatgggattcttcaggcatgaatactggagtgggttgccatgctttcctccaggggatcttcccaacccagagatcgaacccgcgtctcttgtctcctgcattgagaggtaggttctttaccactaaccacctgggaagcctaggggGGCCTGGGGATGGGGAACAATCCCTGGGAAGCCAGAGTTAGAGGAAAAGGTCACTGAACAAGGACAAAGGGATGCAAATACAAGACGATGCTCAAGAAAACATAGCTGGTTGCCCAGGGTCGTGGATGTCTCTAGAATGGCTGCCCGGATCTTGGAGTCACTAAATAGTCAAGAacgggagaggaaggggagaggaggaagggcaaGGAATGCATTTGTGGGCTCCTTCCACTTCCTGTCTCCCTGTTCCAATTTTATCCCACAAACCAAAACTTTCCTGCACATCTGGGTTGCCTTCCCCAGACCCTCTGTGCAGCACTCAGAGAAGCCAAACCCCTGTGAAAGCGTGCTGTGCCTGAACTTGAAAATGGTGGGGCTCTGGCTTTAGCTGCAATGGTTCCCATGGGCTCTACATTTAACCATTAGAGGGTGAGGTCCATAGCAGGCCCAGGGCAGTTGCTCGCTCGAGCCGGGCAGTGCTGGCCCAGGCTGGCTACCACGAGAGAAGAGCTGCTGAGGGTGGACAGGGTCCAGCACGGCTGGCCGCAGCCCCACGACCGGGCCCAGGGGTGGGTACCCAGGGCAGTGCAGGGAGGCGTGGAGCTTAGCTCCAGGGCACCCCCTTCCGGGCTCCTGTGGTGGTCTGGTCTGAGCCACAGCACAGCCTACGACGGCAGCTAGCTTCCAGCCCCTACCTCCTGGCCTTGCTGCATCGCTGAGGTGCCTGGGCTCTGGCAGCCACAGGTGTATGGGAGGGGTAGGATCTGGGGGACCCCCTCCCAGAGTCCTCACTGACGCCCTCAGCATCCGCTCATCTCATCCCCAACTCCCTTCCTCTTTATCTCACTCTTCCCCTCCTGGTTCCTGTCTTATCACCACCTACAATCCCTTAGGGCCAGAGGGGCAGTTCTGACCTTTCACTTCCACTATTTCACATCCTCCTGCTCAACAGCAGGCCTGTGGCCTAGGCCTGGTTCCTGGAAGAACCCTTTGGGCGGGGCCTCCAGGACTGGTTCCTGGCCTTGTTGGGAGAGGTGATCCACCATGCAGGTGCCAGCATGTTCCCACTGGGAGTGCCAGGAGCCCCAGCTCTGAGCCCCTTCCCTAGGCCACGTCTCAGGGCTGTGCGTGCAAGGAGCAGCCCGCGGGACAAGGCAGCCTCTCCCTGAAGATAAAGAGCAGGTGATCCTGAAGCTCAGTGTTCCTTGGCTGTGACACCAGCCACTGTCACCACCCCATCCCCAGCCTTCCTGTGAGCCCCTGGTGAGCTCCAGTGAAGAACTTGTGAGCATGCTAAGCTgcgtcagtcatgtcctactctttgcagctacatagaccgtagcctgccaggctcttctatccttgggattctccaggctggaatactagagtgggttgccgtgccctcctccagaggatcttcccaacccaacccaagaatcgaacccgcgtctcttatgtctcctgaattgtcagGTAGgttcactagcgccacctggaaagccccaaagaacctgttgctgctgctgctgccaagtcgcttcagtcgtgtctgactctgtgtgaccccatggacagcagcccaccaggctcctctgtccacgggattctccaggcaagaatactagagtgggttgccatttccttctccagaagaaccTGCAAACTGGTGCAAATTCTGAAGCTCCAAGGagttatgtatttttattctagTCGCATTCAGCCCTTAGTAATTCATTAAAAACCTTAGTTGAATTCTTACCAACTTGTATCTAGAAGCATCTGCCCTGGTCAAGCAAGTGCTCACAGCCCATTCCTTCTCGGAGATGCCTGTTTacccttagatttttttttctctctctctttttttagccaagcagcttgtgggatcttagttccccgaccaaggattgaacacaGGCCACGGCAGTGAAGCGTGAagccctaatcactggaccaccatggaattccTTAGATTTCAAGTTAGTTGGTTGACACAACCTCAACTCTCTGACAGATTCAAGAGAAATGAATTTGCAGGTTTTCTGCCCCATCATCATACATTTGATTAAAGTCTAAAACACTAGAGAAAAAGATATGATAAACCAACTGAATAACATGACTCAGTAGTAAatggagaaattggagaacaAACCATCAAACAGCAAGAGAAAAccctgggttttgttttcttaaaacccATATTAACTTGTATATTAAGCTGTTAAGAAAATTCTAGCATCTGCAAAGTTTCACAGTTCAGCTTCAATTGAGCTGGGAATGAGTGAGTGGTGTGGATGATGTTTTCATTAGAATCCTCTCTGAATTATATAACTTGTAACCATGctcatttatcatttaaaaatattttaaaattagagaagGAACACATTTTATCACCAAGTCATGAGCAATAAGCAAAGCATCCCAGCCACATGTTGTTGATTGCTGCTACGATCTGGGGACACGACATGAAAACAACGGAACCGAAATCTGTCTCATTGAGAACACTGGAATCATTTCTTctccaagaaacagaaattagaagTCTGGGAAGGGCTGGCTCCTTGTAAACTTGGCATTTCTATGCCTCTTCTAACCTGTTTGATGACTAAAAATATTTGAGTTGTTTGTGGCACCAACTTGGCATTTAAAGGAATCCATAAAATTAGTATTCATGTAATTAAGCTGTATGAGATGAGGCAGGCTAGCAGGTCTCACACGCTGAGATAGCTGCCCGGACAAGCAGAAACACCGCAACAGTTGCCATTCACACTGGCTTCAGTCAGACTTCATCCCAGCAAACACGTTGCCATCTGCTGACACCCAACAGTTACCTGAGCTGGAATCAGAGCTCCCAGACAGCCTGGCACCCCTAAACAATCCGAGCCTTGACAGGGTTGACTTATCTTCTCTAAAGTCACTTTCTTTAATCAACCATTTCCAGAAACACATTTACAGAATGAAATGAGTCATAAGTACATATGTGTAATATCTTAGCTGGTAGTATATTCCTTGGACCCATAGTTGTTTAGAACTTAATCTGAAGAAGGAACTAGCTTTCAGTCACTACAAAATTAAGTCAGATTAAGCCAAAATGTGAAACTTTGGAAATGCAGAATGCTGTTAGCAGCTTAAAGGAGGTAGTAGAGTGTCAAAATCTGGATTCCTGGTTCCCACATTGGCTCAGttgctcatcagttcagttcagttcagtcgctcagtcatgtctgactctttgcgaccccatgaaccgcaacacgccaggcctccctgtccatcaccaactcctggagtccacccaaacccatgtccattgtgtcggtgataccatccaaccatctcatcctcttgtcctcttctcctcctgctctcaatctttcccagcatcagggtcttttccaatgagtcagctctttgtatcaagtggccaaagtattggagtttcagcttcaacatcagtccttccaatgaacacccaggactgatttcctttaggatggactggttggatctccttgcagtccaagggactcacaagagtcttctccaacaccacaattgctCATCAGAGAGACAAAAACCAAATTCATagaatttcatgtattttcaaataaagagataaataaaaaccTAGAAGCCctgaccaaaaaacaaacaaaaaactgaatgGTGTCCCACTGAGGAAAGTCTGATGTTACAAAAtgatgtgtgctgtgcttagtcgttcagtcatgttcaactcattgtgaccccatggattagagtccaccaggctcctctgtccgtggggattctccaggttaagaatactggagtgagttgccatgctttcctcgaggggaatcttcccaacccagagatcaaacccagttctccctcattgcaggcggattcttcacagTATCTCCCCTTTTCCTGAAGAATTAGGATTGGAAACAGATGGGGTCCTGAGCAGAACAGGCTTTGTAAAGAGAGAGCTTCTATTGCTTCTAGAAACAGGTAGTTACTCGCTGTCACAGCCAAGCTCTCCTAAGGTCAGAACTTTCTAGCAGCCTCCCCTAGTTCTAAGCCTCCCCCTCGACTAGGCAGGAGGAAGAATTTTCTATTATAAAGCTGACAAAGGAAGGGCTTTTCACGCAGATGAGTTTCTAACCACAGCcaatggagaaaacaaaaatattttatttgggcAGGGAAAAACATTCTAccagagcattaaaaaaaaaaaaaaaaaaaacaaattgtatTCTTTCCATCACATTACTGAGATGTGTGCAAGACCAGTTTGTAAAGTTGCTAATGAGCCTGGAACAGCTGTGTGGACAGACTAGGAGTTTGGGCCCTGCAGCTAGATTGCCTGGGTTCACATCTTGCCTCTTTACTCCCACACTGTGGGAAGTTGCTACACCAGTCTGTGCCTCTGATATTTTCATCTGTGTAATGAGAAAAAGGTTATCGTGAGAACAAAATAAGTTATAGCTTGCAAAGTGGGCCTGGGTCACAAAAAGAGCTCAGCAGGTATTATgtacaatcattttttaaaaaaagatttatttatgtacttattctatttttgggggggctctgggtcttcattgctgcacatgggctttctctagtcaggcgagcaggggctactcttcactggggttcatgggcttctcactgtggtgacttctcctgttgcagagcaggggctcttgggcttcagtagttgcaatgcatgggctcagcagttgcagcttgcaggctctgGAGCACTGGCTCATCAGCTGTGGCGCACTGGCTTAGtcgctccgcggcatgtgggatcctccagaccagggatcaaacctgtgtcccttacattgcaaggtggattcttaaccactggaccaccagggaagccccacgtgCAATTAATTTGGTGGCAAATTTTACACACCTCGATTGCTTGTGATCCATGACTACCAGTTAGCAGAGGAGGAGAGTTCCCATTGGATATTTGTTAACCTGAGGCTTCTTCAAAGCCCTTGCCCCATAAAGGATTTTCTTTAATTGTCTTCTTGTCCTTGAGACTCCTGGCAGCCCCATGGCTCAGCTGTGACAGCCTAGGGATCCATCTGGATGCTTCCCATACCACATACATTGCGCCCACTTGCCTGATTCTTGAGTTGTGTTGGGGTTTACACATTCATAGGATGAATTGCTGCTGTATACATAGGATACATAGGATGTATGCTGCTGCATACAAAAACCACGGTGGTATTTGTATGGCAATGCAAAAATTTTACAACTTCAGTAAAGTGGACAATTTCTTATGCTATCATGTTAATATAAATTCTTTTCTGAAGTAGAATATGTATAACTAAAAAGGGTACAAATATTGCAGAGCTCCAGGAGCAATTCCAAAGTGAAAAAACCTGTACAACCATCTCCCTAAGACAAATAAGTCACTACCAGAACCTTAGAACTTCATCCCCACCCCTCACCTACTCTGGCTCCAAATGACAACTCTTCTGCTCCTCAGAGGAAACCTCCTCACTTCTAACCCTGCAGATTAGTTTTCCTGGTTTTGAATCATATGTAAAGGGAATTACAGAGAATGAACTGcatcttgtttctttcatttggtagtcagtcagtcagtcagtcagtcagtctgttcagtcagtcagtcagtcagtcagtcagtcagtcagttcagtcagtcagtcagtcagttcagtcagtcagtcagttcagtcagtcagtcagtcagttcagtcagtcagtcagtcagtctgttcagtcagtcagtcagtcagtcagttcagtcagtcagttcagtcagtcagtcagtcagtccgtTCAGTCAGTccgttcagtcagtcagtcagtcagtctgttcagtcagtcagtcagttcagtcagtcagttcagtcagtccgtcagtcagttcagtcagtctgtcagtcagttcagtcagtcagtcagtcagttcagtcagacAGTTCAGTCagacagttcagtcgctcagtcgtgtccaactctttccgaccccatgaaccacagcacaccaggactccctgtccatcaccaactcccggagtttactcaaactcatgcccatcgagtcagtgatgccgtccaaccatctcatcctctgttgtccccttctcctcctgcccccaatccctcccagcatcagggtcttttccaatgagtcagctcttctcatgaggtggccaaggtactggaatttcagcttcagcatcagtccttccaatgaacacccagggctgatctccttgaggatggactggttggatctccttgcagtccaagggactctcaagagtcttctccaacaccacagttcaaaagcttcaattttttggcactcagctttcttcacagtccaactctcacatccatacacgaccactggaaaaaccatagccttgactagacggacctttgttgacaaagtaatgtctctgctttttaatatgctatctaggttggtcataactttccttccaaggagtaagcgtcttttaatttcatggctgcagtcaccatctgcagtgattttggagacccaaaaaataaagtctgacactgtttccactgtctccccatttggTAGTAGAACTGTAATAATCACACAGCACGTAGGGGTGGTTTGCTTCCATTTCAATATCATTTGGCACACAGACTCGAGCATTTCTGATGAGTTATACCTAGGGGAAAAATGATGAATCACAGGGATTATGTATGTTCAAATTTAGTTTGTATGTTCAGATGACAAATGATTTTCCATAGTATGGGTAGCAAAGCGTACTCACACCAGCCATGGACAAGCGTCTCAGTCATTCAGTCTCCTCACTAAACTGGAGGTAGgaaggcattttatttttcattgtagcCCCTCAAGAGGTTCTAATTTATATTTCCCAGATGATTAACTGTATGGATCATCAGATACTTAATTAATGAATATCAGATgcttttgtgaaatattttttcaactATTGAGATTATATGATCTTCCCCTTCATGTTGTAAATACAGTAGATTGCACTGActgattttcaaaagtttaacTTTTCACTCTTGGAATAAATCCAGTTTGATCATCTTTATCAATTtcaatttaatattttgtttaagaTTTTGCATATATGACACAAAAGAAACTGATTTAAAGGATTCTTTCTTGTAAAGTCCTCAGGTTACACTGACATTATAAAACAAGATTCAAAATATTAATGTTATCTCTTCCTCAAACATTGGGACGAATTCATTGATGAGGTTCTCCAGGCttgaagttttgcctcattttgttttctaggaagattcttttgttgagaaaCAGATGAATAAGTATCCCAAATgcccatttcttttcctcttcctgttATTATCCCTCTTCTCAAGAGTAATCCCCATTCTGACTTCTGAGACCATTATTTAGTTTTGCTGTTGGTACCTTACTGGAATCTGTTAAGCAAATCTGAGACTTGTTTTTTGAACCACTATATGGTTACTTTTGGTATTGTTTTACATACACCTGAAAAAATGCCTGTTCTTAAGCTGTTGAAATCTGTGTGCTATGTAAGTCAATGAAGTTTGACCATTTTGCTCTTCAAATGTTGACTATCCTTAATGTCTATTTATCTGCTTATCAGTGAGTGATGTGATAAAATCTCAACTATGTGGATCTGTCTAATTTTCCTCTTGGTTCTGTccctttttgttatattttcttgatATAATAAATTGAATATATCAATAGATTGATACAACAAATTGAATAGATTGAATATATCGATAGATATAACAAATTGAGATATTGAATATTTTACTGTTTTGAAATATCTCTCCTTACTTCAGTAACATCAAAGTAGATTTCAAGGCAACAGATATTACTAAAGATAAGGAGGGGTATTGCATACTAGTAAAATATCCAATCCATCGATCTAGCATGAGCTGCTAAACGTGCTGCAAAACCGCTGGGAACATATTCTTTTGGTTTTCAGTTATCTGAAATTATCTTTATTTGCCTTTATTCTTAAAGGATATTCTTAATGGAGTAAATATTCTGGGTTAAcaagtttatttttcactttagcaCATTGAAAGTATGGTCCATCTTCTCAGCTTCATTATGGTTGATGAGAAGGGGTGGTTCTCAAAATGGCTGTAGCCATTGTTATTGCCATTGAAGCTGTTGTTGCCAaacaaatgtattcctttttaccCTTACTGCCTTTGCAAATTTGTCcttatcttttttttcaaatagcagtatagttgatttacaatgtgtgttagtttctggtgtatagcagaatgattcagtcatatatatacatatatgtttgtttttaatttgttgataATATTTTACTGTTGTTACCTATAGTCtggccattcttttttttttttttttttttaaaaacaaatccaaatcCATACTTTATTGAAAACTGGTACCTTTCGGTAGCTCTGATCAGAATAAATCAGCTTACAGATACCACGACTCAGGAAAACAATATGTACAAAAGTCTCAGGAAAGGGAGAATAAGACAACTTGAAAAGAACATATCTTGGACAGGACTGGATTACTAGGATGGTTGTGTAGCAAGATAGTACAAAGTACAACAAAGAACCACACACACCACTGTGCTCCCGAGCGCGGGGCGGGAACTCTCGGCTCCCACGTTCTTGGACCACGTCCCATGATTCTTCGGGGCAGCAGGGCTGGCTGGGGCGCAGGGGTCTCCGTGCCCACGGGACAGCCCACACCAGGGCAGAGGCCAAACGCACGGAATGGGGCCCCCAGACCAGCTACACTCGCTCCCCCATGAACCTAAGAAGAGAGAAGTGCTCTCGGAAAGTCTACAGAACTGGCAGAGACTAGAGAGCTTTGAGTTCAACTGCAACCCGTCATGTAAAAACCCCACACTAATCTAAATCCTACAGTTCCCTTATCCAGATTCCCACTAACTGAACTAACTGGAGAGGTAGAGGAGCAAGACATGGAAACTGTCCTCAAACCAAGTTTTGGTCTTTGGTGAACAGGGATAATACACAATACTAGtccacaaatcaactggagacAAGACTCCTGGGGGGCATGGCAGGTATAAGACTGCAGAGCCCCAGCAGTACCCACCgcaggagggagaggatgggCACGGGAGGGGAGATGTGTCCTGCTGGGGTCACAGCTGTGGCTGGTCCTGGCCCCATCCGCACAGTTCCTTCCAGCTTCGGAGCTGCCCTCTCGTGGAGCTCCCTTCTTGGAGCTTACAGCTCCCAGCCTTCAGGCTGGGAGCCCAGCTGCACAGGGCTCCCTGCCGAGGGTGACTGACAGTCCTCCTGAGAACATGAGGTTCCTCCGAGTTGGGGCAGGGCAAAGAGCAGAGGCGGCCGCTCTAAGAGCAGGAAGGAGAATTCAGTTCAGAGAAGGCCCGGAAGTTGGGACTGTATGGATGCAGAGGCAGTGTCTTTGTCACTTGGATTTGGAGGTGCCAAAAGCAAAGCTTCCTGAGTTCTCCAAGAGGAACGCCACCCCCTGCGCTGGAACTTCACACTCAAACAAACAGTAAGCCAAAAGGAAGAGGTCTCTTCAGGGTTCCAGAAGTGCCCATTGAAGGCCCATCCTGTCCCGTCTTGGAATAGCAGCTTCATTTTTGAGTTCGTATGGTGCCGCAGATCTGAGCGAGACGGCTGGAGAGCTTCTTAATGTTTCCCAGGGCCTCTGGATCCAGCTGTGCAATATCGATCCTCTGCAAGTCACTGGCCAATAACCGCATGCTCTCTCCGCCTCCCACCGGCACAGTGAGGAATACCTCTTTGCTGTCAGCAAGAGGGCTGCCATTCACAGACACACTGTAAATCCGCTCTCTGGCCGCTGGAGTACGCAGGCCCGGGGTCTTGAAGATCCGTGAGTCAAACCTGGGTGTCAGGCCCGGGGTTGGTTTCACCAGAGACAGCTCCAGTCGGCCCACAGACGGGGTAACGGTGGCATAATGGCTTGaccttttatttttgccttttccttgtATGGACTGGGTTCTCTTCTTGGATGGAGGACACCTTTTAACTCTTGCAGTTTGACGATTCttattgttattttcttcctcttcttcttccattATCATCTCATCCACTTGCATTACCTTTCGTGTTTTGGCAGGTTTCAGGGGTGTTCGAGTAGCTTCTGCTGTTAATTTATTTCTGTGATATCCAAGTCAGCTGTTGCTGCTTCTTCCAGGGCCTGCTTGTTTCCTCCAAGGGCGAAGTATTCGAGCCAGTTCATCTCGCGCAGAGCCTTGGGGAGTCGCAGGATCTCAATGTTGTACAagttatccaactctttgaggagGTTCTGCCTGTCTGACTGAATTTGCTTGGATCGCATTTGCACTTCACGGTCGAAGTCCTTAAGAAAGGAGGCGAGCTTTCGGTTCCGCAGCGCGTTGGTCTTGGCCACCCGACTGCCGCCCTTCCTAGACGGAGCCATGGCGCTTCGATGGAGGCTGCAGGTTCTGATACTCGGGCTGAGGAAAAACCTGGTTGCTTTAGCTGAGAAGGAGCGGCTCCGGGACGAACGCCTAGTCTGGCCAttcttaaagacttttttttttttcccccagaagttCTACTTGTATGTAGTTAAGTCTTGTTCCTTTATATTCGTCTTGCTTGTGTGTTTGTAGGACTCTAATTGGGGTTTGTcttctttcattaatttttggaaattattcaacattaca is from Dama dama isolate Ldn47 chromosome 6, ASM3311817v1, whole genome shotgun sequence and encodes:
- the LOC133058898 gene encoding LOW QUALITY PROTEIN: borealin-like (The sequence of the model RefSeq protein was modified relative to this genomic sequence to represent the inferred CDS: inserted 1 base in 1 codon) encodes the protein MAPSRKGGSRVAKTNALRNRKLASFLKDFDREVQMRSKQIQSDRQNLLKELDNLYNIEILRLPKALREMNWLEYFALGGNKQALEEAATADLDITXNKLTAEATRTPLKPAKTRKVMQVDEMIMEEEEEENNNKNRQTARVKRCPPSKKRTQSIQGKGKNKRSSHYATVTPSVGRLELSLVKPTPGLTPRFDSRIFKTPGLRTPAARERIYSVSVNGSPLADSKEVFLTVPVGGGESMRLLASDLQRIDIAQLDPEALGNIKKLSSRLAQICGTIRTQK